One stretch of Nycticebus coucang isolate mNycCou1 chromosome 7, mNycCou1.pri, whole genome shotgun sequence DNA includes these proteins:
- the LOC128590320 gene encoding C-X-C chemokine receptor type 2-like gives MEDIDWEDFLNGYFDNFSYSTDLPPILPDSAPCRPESLGINKYVVIVIPTLVFLLSLLGNSLMMLVILYNRVSRSVTDVYLLNLAMADLLFALTLPIWAASKVNGWIFGTPLCKLLSLLKEVNFYSGILLLACLSVDRYLAIVHATHTFTLKRHLVKFICLGTWTLSLCLSLPILIFRKVVYPPFSSPVCYEDMGTSTSKWRMVLRILPQTFGFFLPLLVMLFCYGFTLHELIKARMGQRHQAMRVIFAVILTFLLCWLPYHLVLLADTLMRTHVIMDTCAHRTHIDQALQATEILGFLHSCLNPVIYAFISQKFHHRLLKILATHGLISKLLPKDSKPSFIGSSLGNTATTV, from the coding sequence ATGGAAGATATTGACTGGGAAGATTTCCTTAATGGATACTTTGATAATTTCAGCTATAGCACTGACCTGCCTCCTATTCTACCAGATTCTGCCCCATGTCGGCCAGAATCCCTGGGAATCAACAAGTATGTAGTAATAGTCATCCCTACCCTGGTGTTCCTGCTGAGCCTTCTGGGAAACTCCCTGATGATGCTGGTCATCCTGTACAACCGTGTCAGCCGCTCTGTCACCGATGTCTACCTGTTGAACCTGGCCATGGCTGACCTGCTCTTTGCTCTGACCTTGCCCATCTGGGCCGCCTCCAAGGTGAATGGCTGGATTTTTGGCACACCCCTGTGCAAGCTGTTGTCCCTCCTGAAGGAAGTCAACTTCTACAGCGGTATTCTCCTGCTGGCCTGCCTCAGTGTGGACCGCTACCTGGCCATTGTCCATGCCACGCACACATTCACCCTGAAGCGCCACTTGGTCAAGTTCATATGTCTGGGTACGTGGACCCTGTCCCTGTGCTTGTCCCTCCCTATCCTAATTTTTCGTAAGGTCGTCTATCCGCCCTTCTCCAGCCCAGTCTGCTATGAGGACATGGGCACAAGTACATCAAAATGGCGGATGGTGCTGCGGATCCTGCCCCAGACTTTTGGctttttcctgcctctgctggTCATGCTGTTCTGCTATGGATTCACCCTGCATGAATTGATTAAGGCCCGCATGGGGCAGAGACATCAGGCCATGAGGGTCATCTTTGCTGTCATCCTCACCTTCTTGCTCTGCTGGCTGCCCTACCACCTGGTCCTGCTCGCAGACACCCTCATGAGGACTCATGTGATCATGGACACCTGTGCTCACCGCACCCACATTGACCAGGCCCTGCAAGCCACCGAGATTCTGGGGTTCTTGCACAGCTGCCTCAACCCTGTCATCTATGCCTTCATAAGCCAAAAGTTTCACCATAGACTCCTCAAGATCCTGGCCACCCACGGCCTCATCAGCAAGCTCTTGCCCAAGGACAGCAAGCCTTCCTTCATAGGCTCTTCCTTAGGGAACACTGCCACTACAGTCTGA
- the LOC128590342 gene encoding C-X-C chemokine receptor type 2-like has translation MEEIDWEDFLNEDFSNYTYGTDLPPILPDSAPCWPESLRINKYVVIAIPTLVFLLSLLGNSLMMLVSLYSRVSRSVTDVYLLNLAVADLLFALSLPIWAASKVNGWIFGTPLCKLVSLLKEVNFYSGILLLACISVDRYLAIVHATHTFTLKRHLIKFACIGTWTLSLCLSLPTIIFRKAIYPPVSNPVCYEDMGTSTSKWRMVLRTLPQTFGFFLPLLVMLFCYGFSLCTLIKAHMRHKYQAMRVIFAVILIFLLCWLPYHLVLLTDTLMRTQVIMDTCDLRNNIDLALEATEMLGFLHSCLNPIVYAFISQKFRHGFLKILATHGLISKEFLSKDSKPSFVDSSSGNISTTL, from the coding sequence atggaagaaattgaCTGGGAAGATTTCCTTAATGAAGACTTTAGTAATTACACCTACGGCACTGACCTGCCCCCTATTCTACCAGATTCTGCCCCATGCTGGCCAGAATCCCTGAGAATCAACAAGTATGTAGTGATAGCCATCCCTACCCTGGTGTTCCTGCTGAGCCTTCTGGGAAACTCCCTGATGATGCTGGTCAGCCTGTACAGCCGTGTCAGCCGCTCTGTCACCGACGTCTACCTGCTGAACCTGGCTGTGGCTGATCTGCTCTTTGCCCTGTCCTTGCCCATCTGGGCCGCCTCCAAGGTGAATGGCTGGATTTTTGGCACACCCCTGTGCAAGCTGGTGTCCCTCCTGAAGGAAGTCAACTTCTACAGCGGTATTCTCCTGCTGGCCTGCATCAGTGTGGACCGCTACCTGGCCATTGTCCATGCCACGCACACATTCACCCTGAAGCGCCACTTGATCAAGTTTGCCTGTATAGGCACATGGACCCTGTCCCTGTGCTTGTCCCTCCCCACCATAATTTTCCGGAAGGCCATCTACCCTCCTGTCTCCAACCCAGTCTGCTATGAGGACATGGGCACAAGTACATCAAAATGGCGGATGGTGCTGCGGACCCTGCCCCAGACTTTTGGcttttttctgcctctgctgGTCATGCTGTTCTGCTATGGATTCTCCCTCTGCACACTGATTAAGGCCCACATGAGACACAAGTACCAGGCCATGAGGGTCATCTTTGCTGTCATCCTCATCTTCTTGCTCTGCTGGCTGCCCTACCACTTGGTCCTGCTGACAGACACCCTTATGAGGACCCAGGTGATCATGGACACCTGTGACCTCCGCAACAACATTGACCTGGCCCTGGAAGCCACTGAGATGCTGGGCTTCCTCCACAGCTGCCTCAACCCCATCGTCTATGCCTTCATTAGCCAAAAGTTTCGCCATGGATTCCTGAAGATCCTGGCCACCCACGGCCTCATCAGCAAGGAATTCTTGTCCAAGGACAGCAAGCCTTCCTTTGTAGACTCTTCTTCAGGGAACATTTCCACTACTCTCTGA